CACTTGTTTGCTGACTTAAAGCATTAATCTTTTTAGCGATCGCTTGCAACATAAATTTTTCAGTCGAAACTCCCTGAATACTTGCCCATTGTTCAATTTTTTGTTGGAGTTGAGAAGGAAAATTCATATTTTTAACCTAATCCGGTGACAGTCTCCGCAAAACCTGCTTAAACACCATCGCCACCCAATCAACATCAGCCTCCGTAGTATCACGCCCCAAAGTCAAGCGCACCCCACCCAAAGCAGCTGATTCTGGATAACCCATAGCTAAGAGTATAGGACTAGGGCTAAGTTTACCACTGTGACAGGCAGAACCGGCACTAATACCAATACCAGCTAAATTCATTTGTCGGACTAAGGCTTTACCACTGATTTTTTTACCATCAGCGTGTTCTAAACAGAAACTCACATGATGAGGTAAGCGATGATCGCGATCGCCTGTGGGAATTAAACCCGGAATATCTGCTAAGTTAGCAAATAGGCGATCGCGCAACTTCATTAACCGGGGGATTTCCCTCAGTAATTCTACGGCAGCAAATTCCGCAGCAATTCCAAAACCAGCGATCGCAGGTACGGCTTGAGTGCCAGAACGCAATCCCATTTCTTGTCCCCCACCACCCAACAAAGGCACTAATTCGATATTCGGACGCACATACAGCGCCCCAGCCCCTTGAGGACCATATATTTTATGACTGGAAAGACTGAGTAAATCTACTGGCATTTTCTGCACATCTATGGGTACACGTCCCGCAGCTTGGACTGCATCTGTGTGAAATAAAACACCATGTTTTTGGGTAATATTTCCCAGTTCTATAATTGGTTGGATAGTACCGATTTCACTTTGTCCGTAAATCACCGAAACTAAAACAGTGTTATTTTGCAAAGCTGCTGTTAAATCCTGGGGGTTAATTCTACCTTTAGTATCTACACCCAAGCGTGTGACTTCCCAACCCCACATTTCCAACAACCGCGCTGGTTCCGAAATAGCCGAATGTTCCACCTGGGAAATAATTATGTGTTGCGGTACAGTGTATAATCTGGCAATGCCCATAATGGCTAAATTATTGGCTTCTGTACCACCAGCAGTAAAAACTATAGATTCTGGATGAGCCGCATGAATTAAACCTGCAACTTGGATTCTGGCTTGTTCGACAATTGTGGCGGCGCGTTGTCCCCACTCATGTAAACTAGAAGGATTGCCCCATTGTTGATTCAGGACTGTCTGTATAGCTGCGATCGCTTCTGGACGAGTGGGAGTAGTGGCGCTGTAATCTAAATATATTTGCATATTATCAATAATTCTGTGAAAAAACCTGAAGACTTCTGTATTAAGAGGTGGATTTGATTATCTGTGGATATAGTATAAATGTGTTCATCCCCAATCCACTTTTAGCAAATTACCGTGCAGATTTTTCCACCAAGAAAATATTTCCTGATTTTTTTTCTGATTTTCGCCATTGCTTGTCAAAAAGCCCAACCCCAAAATCAGCTTTTAGCAGCTTTACCACAAGATTCCTTAGTTCAAGTTTATTTTAACCATTCTCAGGCTTCAGAATACAAAGAACCTTACCGCCAGCAAACTCGCCTGGGGGATAACTTAGAACAACAGATTATTGATGCTATTTCTCAAGCTCAAAGCACAGTGGATGTAGCCATTCAAGAATTACGTTTACCTAAAATTTCCCAAGCACTAGCCCAGAGACAAAAAGCGGGTGTGAAAGTGAGGGTAATTTTAGAAGATAATTACAGTCGCCCTTTGAGTAGTTTAACACCTGCGGAAGTTCAAAAGTTAACGCCTAGAGAACAAGCCCGTTATCAAGAATTTCGTAATTTTGTAGACTTGAACCAAGATAATCAACTCAGCCCCGAAGAAATTAATCA
The window above is part of the Nodularia spumigena CCY9414 genome. Proteins encoded here:
- a CDS encoding cysteine desulfurase family protein — encoded protein: MQIYLDYSATTPTRPEAIAAIQTVLNQQWGNPSSLHEWGQRAATIVEQARIQVAGLIHAAHPESIVFTAGGTEANNLAIMGIARLYTVPQHIIISQVEHSAISEPARLLEMWGWEVTRLGVDTKGRINPQDLTAALQNNTVLVSVIYGQSEIGTIQPIIELGNITQKHGVLFHTDAVQAAGRVPIDVQKMPVDLLSLSSHKIYGPQGAGALYVRPNIELVPLLGGGGQEMGLRSGTQAVPAIAGFGIAAEFAAVELLREIPRLMKLRDRLFANLADIPGLIPTGDRDHRLPHHVSFCLEHADGKKISGKALVRQMNLAGIGISAGSACHSGKLSPSPILLAMGYPESAALGGVRLTLGRDTTEADVDWVAMVFKQVLRRLSPD